In Ammospiza caudacuta isolate bAmmCau1 chromosome Z, bAmmCau1.pri, whole genome shotgun sequence, the genomic stretch AAAAAGCATAAGGTAAAGGTGAccttaaaaatctgtttaataAATGGAACCTTACATCTTTGTAATGTTTTTTAATAAGGTTTTAGAGTAAGGTCATTGCAGATccctttgttttgattttgtgtCTTGCTTCATTTTGGGTATATCAGCTGAGATGCATCCAGTTTAGTGAAATATATTCTTCGTCTGCCACTTTATCCTTAGTTTGATTTGTCATAATAAAATGTTCAGCAAGGAAGAGTTTCTTTTCAGTTCATCTCTAACTCCACAGGGATGCCAAGAAGTGACCAACTATTTCTATGACATGAGGGTAGTTTAGAAAACTGTGATCCATTAagattattaaatatttttaaatttttttttgtgaaatcaAATGATTGCCACATTGACTTGAACATTAATAGTGCCTGAAAGGTTTTTTTTGATAGGTATGATTTTTCACTTGGGGAAAGACACCATGCTTCTGCTGAGAGCACTAATATTTGTGATATATGAAGACTGCTACTTTTAAGTAATAAATACCACAGTTCTGCAAGATAAAAATAACCTGTTGTGAATTGCTGAGTGGTCTCAGATTGTTCTGTCTTCTCCGATATCGAGTGTTCAGCATTTTGGAGCAGCAAGTTCTAGTTCACATAATACAAGTGTACTGCAATGCCTGCAAAACCCATAGGAGTTAGATGTTGTACAAGAGACCCAGTGCTTTTGATCAGGGCCCAAGGTCATAAGAGAATCACTGCCAAATTGTACTGCAGCCTGTTTGGGGGAAGAAAGGTGTTACCTATGTATAATTCTGTAAGAAAACAAGTAAACACAACTCTTAACTTGtcatttctgtatttccagtAACAAAGAATATATGAAGAGTAAAACTAAGGGAAGTGACCATGGTTAATGAAGAGCACTTTCTGCACTCCTTGTTTAAGAAGAAGGAATTTGCTGAGCCTAATAGACAAAGAGTAATAATCAACAGAACTAATTCTAAGAAGTGCCAGGATCTTTGAACCATAGAAAGAATTGATGGACTTGACAAAAATTATATGAAACATTCCACACTCTGCTATCATCTGTTGTTGCTTGCTCAACTGTGAAGAACTGTGTATTCAGGCTGCTTTCTACAATATTGCCAATCAACTTTTTTGGACTCTGAAGTGATATTTTCTTATCAGCTCTCTAGTAGTTTCATTTGCATGCATTCTGTAACTACGCACAAGCAAAATCTATTACCTATTTTacctatttaaaaataagcacagtggtgaataaaataaatttcatttttctgaccCACTCCATTCTAATTGCTTAGGTCCACACCAGTGGAAACTGGAACTGATGTGTGTGAGGCTTAGGGCAAATATCTGCTCATACCATATGAAAATGAGCTTCTAAAGATACTTTCACTGTTGGtaaaaaggagacaaaaatgttatttataacAAGGCTTTATGTTGTGTACATATATTgtccttgaaatatttttgattttactttatttcttgtaaaagagaaattctataatttatttagaaaatactACTGTAAACTATAGTTTTATTGATGAATAAAcgatttttttctgaagactATCACAGCTGTCATCCTGCTGTTGATCTATACTAGACATAATTGTTCTTGCATTTCTCTACCTTTGTGGGACAGTCTTAAGAGGCCTCTTGAGATATGACAAACATGGAATCTGTCCTTACCAGCTCTATAATGATAAGGGGAATCTTGAAATTAGAGCAGGAAAGCCAAAGGAACATACTCAATGGGCACTGCTTTATAAAACcatttcaggttttttcagTATGGGAAGTTATTTTAGGGTAACTACAGAAACTGCTTTGGTTCCCTAATTTCCCAAGTAACACGGAGATAATCACAAATGCCAATGATCATCATTCCAAGATTTCATGCTTCAATGCAGtgatgtatttaaaaatttGCACAGATGTCACTTAGAAAGCTACTGAAATTATTGGTAATAACATGTCTTCTAGGAGTAAGCTTAGTAAACCTGCTAATTTGACAAAACCTGAACTTGGCATTTAAAGTCCTATAATTATTCTTTGTACCTGTATAGAATTCTTTTAAGAATTTGGTGtggtgtatttttttattttggcttgGTGGGGGAtggtgttttttattttactttgatGTAATCCTGATGAGTAAGAAGAATAATTCCTTAATTATGCACAGTATAGAGAAATTTAaaggggtttgggttttttactttCTAAGTATGCAGTGCCGAAGGCTTCCTTTGCTTGGAGCCTGTATCTCATGATTTCCACTTTTCTAGGCTTTAAAATTGGACTCTTAATCTCAGCaagaaaattattctgcagctctgagaaAAGTAAAACCAATCTTCATGTCCTATGAGTAAAACATTTTGTACATCTCTGCCAAGTGTCTGTTCCTTTATGCACAGTGTACAGAATATTTAGAATGTGTCTCTGTGCAGATACTTGTCATTAGTCTCATTTGGGGAAAAACATTTAAGCACCCAATTAACCTTCATAAAGAGCACACATgacaatttttccccaattatCAAGTAACTATAGCATCTGAATCACTTGTTCTTAGGAAGAACCCAAAGGATTCACAACTTAACTGCAACAATTCTGTCCAAAACCAGAATGTCTGTACCAAACTATTCAGAGACTGAGACACCTTTTGTACACAATCTCTTTGTCATGGGCAATTTAATTTCATATAACTCAACAGTATTTTCCCAAACCCTTCCACTAGACAATAATACAAGAACAATCAGTAGCACACTCCCCCTGTTCTTCATAGAAGACATTTGCTGAAACATTTAATATTTgctttaagtaaaaaaaaatctatcagcTCTTTTCAGACTGAATGTGTGGGGCATGACCCTACAGGGCTTCTGCATCTGCAACTCCTTCACAAGTATTTTACACCAGCATAAAAAGGTACTGATGCCAGTATTGTGATATGAACAACATCAATTGTTGTTCCTGTTGCTCCTAAGGGACAGGAATCAAGAttaaaaacacttaaaaactATTGTTAAAATTGCTAATCCCTAATTAGAGCCCTTTAGCAGTTGTGTTACTGATCCTTGCTTGGTAGTAACATCCTGTAAAATTCACAAAGAAACACACAGGAGTCTGTTGAAAACAGACAAGAAGCCGCTGAGTTAGGTACCAGTTTGATACAAACACCTTTTAGGTAAAACAGTCTTCATAATTTCAGTTGAAATTTGCGCAAGGGGCTTGTTTGAGCTTTTTTGCCTTGTGTAgagtaaaataattaattttggCTTATAGAAAAGTATTATAAAATTACAGATCTTGGTGAGAAACTTGATAACTAATTCCCTAATGTGGTGGAAGATCACAGAATCCATAGAAcagtttggattggaagggacctttcaAGACCACCTcatccaacccctctgccatgaacagggacatcttcaactagatcatggctCAGAGCAACTAACTGCTTACTTTAATTAAGAgtttttgaaatataaaaatgcatCACCCAGTAACCAGCGGTAGGCTTCTGAAGCTTTTGGTCCTGTCCAGTGGAAGGCTCTGAAGTGAAAGCTGTCAGTGTTCCTACAGAAACTGTGTAGGTTTTTGAAGAAACCttttaatagaaattatttcttacCTCTCATCTATTTGGCAAACCcagtttatttatttcatttaaagcaACAATACGACATGTCTGGCTGAGACTCTACATCTTCACATACTGTTGATAGTATGGCATCATCAGCATTTATGTAACTTAGTGGAAAATGTCAGGTGTGATAAATTATgtgctttattttcccttcagcGGCTCAGCGAGACATTTTGCCTGCAGGATGTAGAACAGACTACTTCCTTGTCACAGAAAATAGTCCTCGAACGGGTCCCTGAGTGAATGCTTGTGCGTAGTGTGGCTTCTAATTGCTATTTTACCCCAGGGGCCAGCTCCTTGTAAATCTCCCCAGCGCGGCCGCTGTGCGTGAGCAGATGCCCGCAGACACTGGCTCAGAGCGCTCACTGCCGGCTCTGAGAGCAGCGGCGAGCTGGAGGCGCTCAGCGGGGGCAGGCTGCTCCTTGTCTCTGACACGTCGGGGCCCAGATCTCGCCGAGGGGAGCCTGAGCACACTGGGCCCGGCACCCGTTTCCTAGGGACAGCGGTGCCAGGCCGTGCTAGAGACGAGGGAAAGACAGCGGTATAAGGCTGGCGGGGAAACCCCCGCCGCCTCGAAAGCCTTGCCGGGCGGACAGACAGTGTTCGGCTCCGATTCACCTGTGCTGTCTCGGCAGCGAAAGCACTTGGCTTTGATTTATGCTGGCGCTGCTgaggctggaggcagcagtggctgggaggaagggaaaaccCGCACACTCTCCCTCTGCTCGGCTCTGCCGCGCGGCCGAACGAACCCTCAGGGCCCGGCCCCCCGCTCCCTTCGCGCCGCCGCGGGGAGGCGGTGGCGGGCggcggcccggcccggtccCGCCCCGCCTCTTCCGCAGCGGCCCGGGCGCTATGtggcgggcgggggcggcgggcgctgTGCGCGCCGCGGgacgggcggcggcggcggccggggcgcGGCAGCGCGGCGGCACCGGGGACGCCCCGAGGGCGGGCACAGCCGCCGTCGGCAGCGGCCGCACGGTGAGCGAGGGGCGGGCGGACGGCGGGGGCGAGGCGCGGCCTGCGCGGCGCCGGGCGGAGCGGCCGTGGCCgagccccggctggggcgggcgggcagggagggaagggctaCAGGTGGGGATTCGCTAGGCGGCAGCCGGCTCCGGGCAGGTCTGTGTCAGCCCGCGGCAGCCAGGCAGGCGCCGCCACCGGGCCGCCTCCTCGCAGGCCGGCAGCGGGGCGCGTCTTCTCCTGCCCACTCTCCCGCCTGCCTTCTGCTTTCTCGTTCTCTCCGTGCCTCGGGAGCTGGCGCACACCGGAGCTGGTGCGTTCCTctgctgcccctctccaggcGCAGAAGGCGGTGCTGGCCGCCCTCAGCCGGGTGTGGTACGTGGAGGCAGGTGCCGGCTGTGTGCCGACACCGCTGTTGGCAGCCTCCAGTCGCAAACCGAATATAGGAGCACACTGATGGAATTAATGCCTCTCAGCCTCGACAGAGCTTGAACGTGCTCGTGGTCTTGTAGGTTTTGATTCTGAGCGTGTATAAAATGCTGTAGGGTAAGGGTGCAGTCAAGCATATAAGCAGTGTGGTGTATTTTGTCGGCCGGTATCTTTGTGTCGCCCTTCTGTCCTTTCTGCCTGTGTCGTGGTTTTGGACTGACAGGCAGCTCATTGCTAATACATGCGGATAGGTGGTGCGCCGCATGGAGAGAGATCGGCCGTGCTTGAAGAGAGGCTGACATAGCTCCTTTGCAAATGTCACTTGCTTTTCAACTCCGTCTGAAGTTTTCAGAACCTTGCATGAGTACACAGAAAGTAATCATGAGTGCTGTTCTACCATTAAACCGAACGGTCAGCGCCAGTtaggaagaaaatgcaaatcatGCCGTCTTCCTTTCCTGCTGGATAAGATAAATACTTCTGGTACTGTGTCTGGCCTGGGGATACAGCTTTTCCATAATTTGGAAATCTGGGATCTGAAGTGGTTTTGGCTCTTTGTACATAAAGATGATCCAAGGTTTGTGTTCGTTTCAGCTTAATACGTTCCTGACTTCCATCAGAGGGACGCATGTTGTTGGTAGTACAGCATTTGAGTAGCCGATACTTAGGAAAATCTGAGCCTAAGCTATTTAATAGACCCAAGTTGCTCAGTAATTCTGTGGTAGAGCAATAGAAAAGTTAGAATAGTTCTCTTTTCTTAGTTCATTCTTCTATGAATGAGAGGGTGTGGGGCTTTATTCCATTAGCTTGCATAATGAAGACAGGGATAATTCTAGATTGCTGCAATTATCTGACGACTAAAGATGCATAATTCCTTCCATATTAGCCCTGCAATATAGAATATGAACATTTTACTTGAGGATGGAAAGGACTTAAAGGAGCTGTTTAATTTATATgataaatacattatttataaTTCATTACATTTTAGCTTTAATTCCATTTTGTTTCTGCTTACTTTAAACAGCAATTACAATATTATTCAGATGTGAAGAGCAGGACTGCTTGGTTCATGAATTTGAGAAATGCAAGAACTCTGAGTGACACAaggtaaaaatacattttgagaTACTCATATGAAAATATTGGTTATGTATTTTAGAATAACTTATATATGTACTAATACTACCAAACTAATGTAATGTTGACGTGATGTAAAGGACAACTACAGTTTCAGCTAAAAGCATTTTGTGTGTATTTGCGAAGTCACTTAGCAAATACACAAATTACAAAATTGTGTACCTAAACACAGGTGTCTGGCACCATTTCTCATGTGCCAGAGGATGAGAAATTTCTGCTTGTTCTGAGAGAACGTGACACAGCATCTCTTGGAGACTGCTCCCTTCTGATGCAGCAGTTGGAGACACAGTAAAGGATTATGTAGATGTCTGAAATGGGTCTTGCCTTCAAGTGCCTAAAGTGGACCCTGAACCTGTACATGAATCCTGCCCGATCCAAAGGCTTTCTGTTCCCCATGCCTCAAAGCATTTTGTGGTGTCCTTCACATCAGTGGCATAGAGCATATTTCAGTAACTGGATAAGAAACTTTTCTAAAAGTTTCTATTACTAACtggtatatattatatattcagCCCATAGCAGCTGTTTCATTGCCATAAGTATTAGCAAAAATTGAGATTATTTTCCTGAAGTGTTTGCTGGCAGGAAGACACCTTTACACACTCAACTGAAAGCTGACATTGATAGAGGTGGAACAGCTTACGCGATTTTAATTACATTTGGTTAATTAAACTGTTCTGCTCTTGGTTCCACTAAAGACTGAAAGAGAATTGGTCTCACAGGTGCTTTAAGCCTTACGTAATGGCCACAAGGGTGCTTTGAGACTCTCTGGAGTAGTCTGTAATTCATAAGTGTTAGTCCATAAGCACAGTTTAAATAACATCTAATTACCAGGTTGCATGGGTAATTCCAGTTGAGGAGGCAAATGCTAAGCATAAACATGACATGTGATACTGACATTTCTAAACTGTGTATAGCTACAGCAAGTTTTGTAGAGCCTAATGACATATTTCTAAATGGGAGATGCTTTTGTCTCTATTTGTAGAGTTAAACAAACTCCTATTAAACTTAATTAACTTAACTCCTGTAAACTTAAACAAAGTCCTATTATGAAAATTCCTTACTTTAAAATCTGATGCTGTTTACTAAATGGGGTTAGTATATCTAAGGAAGCAAGTATCTTTTCCTCAGTTAAGAGATCTCTAATACCAgctaatttcaaaatttcactTCCATTGATAAGGTGGATTGTCAGTTACATCGCCTTAAGAAAAATGACTACTTGTTTTATAAGATCATTTCATGGTTACAGTTTCATCCAAAGTTGTGGTCTTGATATGTTTTTATTATAGGGAGAATGCTGTCTTCCATGCTTTTCCTCCTAATTGTGGACTTCTATGTCATTTGTAGCTCTTTAGATGAGACAATCTATGAGAAACTGGCCGAAGAAACACTGGACTCCTTAGCAGATTTCTTTGAGGACCTGGCAGATAAACCTTTTACCCCAGAAGATTATGATGTCTCTCTAGAGGTATGTTTTTAACATTATATTACCACTGTAATTattgtaggggtttttttcctattatttgaAGGAGAATTTTAAATTAGTCACCTTAGTGCTGATACTGAAAATACAATGAATTTTTACACATTTATTGTATACTGACTGGGGCAACAATTCTGGTGAGAAGCAACACATACCATTGTGTGATTTAGGGATTCAAAATTTTTCATGTTTAGAGA encodes the following:
- the FXN gene encoding frataxin, mitochondrial, producing the protein MWRAGAAGAVRAAGRAAAAAGARQRGGTGDAPRAGTAAVGSGRTQLQYYSDVKSRTAWFMNLRNARTLSDTSSLDETIYEKLAEETLDSLADFFEDLADKPFTPEDYDVSLENGVLTIKLGGDMGTYVINKQTPNRQIWLSSPTSGPKRYDWTGRNWVYSHDRVSLHELLSKEFSTALKTKLDLSGLIYSGKEDT